The following proteins are encoded in a genomic region of Xenopus laevis strain J_2021 chromosome 3L, Xenopus_laevis_v10.1, whole genome shotgun sequence:
- the LOC121401186 gene encoding loricrin-like: VSCASGFGDGSLSGFTCGGVSCASGFGDGSLSSATCGGVSCASGFGDGSLSGATCGGLSCASGFSDGSLSGATCGGLSCASGFSDRCLSGATCGGVSCASGSGDGSLSGATCGGVSCASGFGDGSLSGATCGGVSCASGFSDRCLSGATCGGVSCASGSGDGSLSGAPCGSLSCASGFSDRCLSGATCGGVSCASGFGDGSLSGSTCGGLSCASGFSDRCLSGATCGGVSCASGFGDGRLSGAPCGGVSCASGFGDRCLSGATCGGVSGFADGSLSGATCGGLSCASGFDDGSLSGATCGCVSCASGFGDGSLSGATC; the protein is encoded by the coding sequence gtcagttgtgccagtggtttcggtgatggtagtctcagtggtttcacttgtgggggtgtcagttgtgccagtggtttcGGTGATGGTAGTCTCAGTAGTGCCACTTGTGGGGGTgtcagttgtgccagtggtttcggtgatggtagtctcagtggtgccacttgtgggggtctcagttgtgccagtggtttcagtgatggtagtctcagtggtgccacttgtgggggtctcagttgtgccagtggtttcAGTGACAGATGTCTCAGTGGTGCCACTTGTGGGGGTgtcagttgtgccagtggttccggtgatggtagtctcagtggtgccacttgtgggggtgtcagttgtgccagtggtttcggtgatggtagtctcagtggtgccacttgtgggggtgtcagttgtgccagtggtttcAGTGACAGATGTCTCAGTGGTGCCACTTGTGGGGGTgtcagttgtgccagtggttCCGGTGATGGTAGTCTCAGTGGTGCCCCTTGTGGGAGTCtcagttgtgccagtggtttcAGTGACAGATGTCTCAGTGGTGCCACTTGTGGTGGTgtcagttgtgccagtggtttcGGTGATGGTAGTCTCAGTGGTTCCACTTGTGGGGGTCtcagttgtgccagtggtttcAGTGACAGATGTCTCAGTGGTGCCACTTGTGGGGGTgtcagttgtgccagtggtttcGGTGATGGTAGACTCAGTGGTGCCCCTTGTGGGGGTgtcagttgtgccagtggtttcGGTGACAGATGTCTCAGTGGTGCCACTTGTGGTGGTGTCAGTGGTTTCGCTGATGGTAGTCTCAGTGGTGCCACTTGTGGGGGTCtcagttgtgccagtggtttcgatgatggtagtctcagtggtgccacttgtgggtgtgtcagttgtgccagtggtttcggtgatggtagtctcagtggtgccacttgt
- the LOC121401290 gene encoding mucin-17-like → MTETTRTTDTTTSGTTETSVTETTGTTETPTRGTTETTITETTGTTDTPTSGTTETSVTETTGTTETPTSGNTETTITKTTGTTDTPTSGTTETTITETTGPTDTPTSGTTETTITLITGTTDTPTSGTTVTTITKITGTTDTPTSGTTENTITLITGTTDTPTSGTTVTTITETTGTTDTPTSGTTVTTITKITGTTDTPISGTTETTITLITGTTDTPTSGTTVTTITETTGTTDTPTSGTTETPVTETTGTTDTPTSGTTETPVTETTGTTDTPTSGTTETPVTETTSTTETPTSGTTETTITETTGTTDTPHSTAVTTTTASTATETTIKSSTVTTAVQQTSKKECQNSGKFDGNKCVCQKLFFGSLCEFIQDRVEMRNVVNTTAKMNVTITNKNLSEIKPINSTEYEAFEDKFKEKIKEACGHIKEYKDVKITQVKAGSIIVDYDLILEITYWENINVEAQNENLTQNINEAMKKINNYNSNCSDKENMCFSGSTMIQRAIILSKEELCRNEISPGFSKFYTAKIIDDKVVCLSDCDLNSDRYYDCNFGTCQIQNETGPHCLCPNTDTYLYASEKCDGQMLKSAVYGSVGAAIAVLGVIIASVGFLLYRSKKNNKLKPFAKDQEDKWYEEDNDNEWSSQSGFSTINRGAANGEADNTNGSYPSSNNGSFRAALQNVDTTVRVKIRRPIITNM, encoded by the exons ATGACCGAAACCACTCGCACAACTGACACCACCACAAGTGGCACCACTGAGACATCTGTCACTgaaaccactggcacaactgaGACCCCCACAAGGGGCACCACTGAGACTACCATCACCgaaaccactggcacaactgacACCCCCACAAGTGGCACCACTGAGACATCTGTCACTgaaaccactggcacaactgaGACCCCCACAAGTGGCAACACTGAGACTACTATCACCAaaaccactggcacaactgacACCCCCACAAGTGGCACCACTGAGACTACCATCACCGAAACCACTGGCCCAACTGACACCCCCACAAGTGGCACCACTGAGACTACCATCACCCTAATCACTGGCACAACTGACACCCCCACAAGTGGCACCACTGTGACTACCATCACcaaaatcactggcacaactgACACCCCCACAAGTGGCACCACTGAGAATACCATCACCCTAATAACTGGCACAACTGACACCCCCACAAGTGGCACCACTGTGACTACCATCACCgaaaccactggcacaactgacACCCCCACAAGTGGCACCACTGTGACTACCATCACcaaaatcactggcacaactgACACCCCCATAAGTGGCACCACTGAGACTACCATCACCCTAATCACTGGCACAACTGACACCCCCACAAGTGGCACCACTGTGACTACCATCACCgaaaccactggcacaactgacACCCCCACAAGTGGCACCACTGAGACTCCTGTCACCgaaaccactggcacaactgacACCCCCACAAGTGGCACCACTGAGACTCCTGTCACCgaaaccactggcacaactgacACCCCCACAAGTGGCACCACTGAGACTCCTGTCACTGAAACCACTAGCACAACTGAGACTCCCACAAGTGGAACCACTGAGACTACCATTACTGAGACCACTGGCACAACTGACACCCCACACAGCACAGCGGTGACTACCACAACTGCCTCTACTGCCACTGAAACTACCATTAAATCAAGCACTGTGACAACAGCCGTTCAACAGACTTCAAAGA AAGAATGTCAGAACAGCGGGAAATTTGATGGAAACAAATGCGTGTGTCAAAAACTGTTCTTTGGGTCTCTTTGTGAGTTCATCCAAGATAGAGTTGAAATGC GTAACGTTGTCAATACCACAGCAAAAATGAATGTTACAATAACCAACAAGAACTTGTCAGAAATCAAACCTATAAACAGTACTGAATACGAAGCATTTGAAGATAAATTTAAAGAGAAG ATAAAGGAAGCCTGTGGGCACATTAAGGAATACAAAGATGTTAAAATAACTCAAGTGAA GGCAGGTAGTATCATTGTGGACTATGATCTGATTCTGGAAATCACTTATTGGGAAAATATCAACGTGGAGGCCCAGAATGAAAACTTAACTCAAAACATCAATGaagcaatgaaaaaaataaataattacaattctaaCTGCTCCGATAAAG AAAACATGTGTTTCAGTGGTTCCACCATGATACAAAGGGCAATTATCCTGAGCAAAGAGG AATTATGCAGAAACGAAATTTCCCCCGGCTTTAGTAAATTCTACACTGCAAAAATCATTGATGACAAAGTGGTCTGTTTGTCTGATTGTGACCTTAATTCTGACCGATATTATGACTGCAACTTCGGAACCTGCCAAATTCAAAATGAGACCGGCCCACATTGCCT TTGTCCAAACACAGATACTTACTTATACGCCTCAGAGAAGTGCGACGGGCAGATGTTAAAATCAGCTGTATACGGCAGTGTTGGAGCAGCAATTGCGGTGCTGGGCGTTATCATTGCGTCTGTGGGATTTCTACTCTACAgatccaaaaaaaacaacaaatt GAAACCATTTGCCAAGGATCAGGAGGATAAATGGTATGAGGAGGATAACGATAATGAGTGGAGTAGTCAGAGCGGATTCAGCACCATAAACCGGGGAGCGGCCAATGGAGAGGCGG ACAACACCAATGGCAGCTATCCCTCCTCTAATAACGGAAGCTTCCGGGCTGCACTGCAAAATGTGGACACGACAGTCCGG GTTAAGATAAGGCGACCGATAATCACCAATATGTGA